In one Acetobacter sp. genomic region, the following are encoded:
- a CDS encoding YncE family protein, with the protein MTKNRFLTGAAVAVLLGAAGLAPAWAQTGTAPAQAASEAARLVPAATAAAVQTIPGMPPVIDAGNIYSEARPGNLNPEVAKDPARVYVPNLRSNDVYVIDPATMKVVDRFPVGKSPQHVVPSWDLRTIWATNNAEGTTEGSLTPIDPRTGKPGAPVPVDDPYNMYFTPDGKSAIVVAEARKRLDFRDPHSMQMQGSVEAPECRGINHAGFSIDGRYAIFTCEFGGMLAKIDTVNRQLIGYLKLSKGGMPQDILTAPNGRTFYVADMHADGVFIVDGDTFKETGFIPTGVGTHGIYPSRDAKVMYVANRGSHKVHGPRHSKEGSVSVIDFATNQVVKTWPIPGGGSPDMGNVSEDGKLLWLSGRFDDVVYAIDTTTGAMTIIPVGAEPHGLTVWPQPGRYSVGHTGIMR; encoded by the coding sequence ATGACGAAAAATCGATTTCTGACAGGCGCCGCGGTGGCTGTACTGCTTGGCGCTGCCGGTCTGGCTCCTGCATGGGCCCAGACCGGGACCGCTCCCGCTCAGGCGGCTTCTGAAGCTGCCCGTCTGGTTCCGGCCGCAACGGCCGCGGCCGTGCAGACCATCCCCGGCATGCCTCCGGTGATCGACGCCGGCAATATATATTCCGAGGCCCGTCCCGGGAACCTCAATCCGGAAGTCGCCAAGGACCCGGCCCGCGTTTACGTGCCGAACCTGCGCTCGAACGATGTGTATGTCATCGACCCCGCGACCATGAAGGTCGTGGACCGTTTTCCGGTCGGCAAAAGCCCGCAGCATGTCGTGCCGTCATGGGACCTGCGCACGATCTGGGCGACGAACAACGCCGAGGGCACGACTGAAGGCAGCCTGACCCCGATTGATCCACGCACCGGCAAGCCGGGTGCGCCGGTTCCGGTTGACGACCCTTACAACATGTATTTCACGCCCGACGGCAAGTCGGCGATTGTCGTGGCGGAGGCCCGCAAGCGCCTCGACTTCCGTGATCCGCACAGCATGCAGATGCAGGGCTCGGTGGAAGCGCCGGAGTGCCGTGGCATCAACCATGCCGGGTTCTCCATCGACGGACGCTACGCCATCTTCACCTGTGAGTTCGGTGGCATGCTGGCCAAGATCGACACGGTCAACCGCCAGCTCATCGGCTATCTGAAACTGTCCAAGGGAGGCATGCCGCAGGACATTCTGACGGCTCCGAACGGCAGGACGTTCTATGTGGCCGACATGCACGCTGATGGTGTGTTCATCGTCGATGGCGACACGTTCAAGGAAACCGGCTTTATTCCGACGGGTGTCGGCACGCACGGTATCTACCCGAGCCGTGACGCCAAGGTCATGTATGTGGCGAACCGCGGCTCCCACAAGGTGCATGGTCCGCGTCACAGCAAGGAAGGCAGCGTCTCGGTCATCGATTTCGCGACCAATCAGGTTGTAAAGACCTGGCCGATCCCCGGTGGCGGCAGCCCCGACATGGGCAATGTCAGCGAAGACGGCAAGCTGCTCTGGCTGTCCGGGCGCTTTGACGACGTGGTCTATGCCATCGACACGACAACTGGCGCGATGACCATCATTCCTGTTGGGGCCGAGCCGCACGGTCTCACGGTCTGGCCGCAGCCGGGCCGTTATTCCGTGGGCCATACTGGCATCATGCGCTGA
- the tsaD gene encoding tRNA (adenosine(37)-N6)-threonylcarbamoyltransferase complex transferase subunit TsaD produces the protein MTPDRTDRNASDGEALYPSGPILAIESSCDETACAILSPEGEVLAEKVVSQEAHAAFGGVVPEIAARAHLALLPDLARKTVEASGLALHDLGAIAASTGPGLIGGLIVGANFGKGLAIALDRPFIAVNHIEAHALSARLPGVSKKNISFPFLLLLVSGGHCQCLAVEGIGQYRRLGGTIDDAAGEAFDKVAKMLGLGWPGGPQLEALAREGNPAAFAFPRPLKGREGCDFSFSGLKTALARQIEPYGSAALPRPVAADLSASFQQAVADVIEDRVRHAFAMMEPPTTLVAAGGVAANGVLRASLTRIAAEYGVPFVAPPLRLCTDNAVMVGWAALEVCHEAARRGLPIPDDRAMRPRPRWPLSEMQERFAVRADAG, from the coding sequence GTGACGCCAGACAGGACCGACAGAAACGCTTCCGATGGGGAGGCTCTATATCCCAGCGGACCAATTCTTGCCATCGAGTCGTCATGCGATGAGACCGCGTGTGCCATTCTTTCACCGGAAGGCGAAGTGCTCGCGGAGAAGGTCGTTTCACAGGAAGCGCACGCCGCGTTCGGGGGAGTCGTGCCCGAGATCGCGGCCCGCGCGCATCTGGCGCTTTTGCCCGATCTGGCGCGGAAAACCGTGGAAGCGTCAGGCCTCGCCCTGCATGATCTGGGCGCCATAGCCGCCAGCACCGGGCCGGGCCTGATCGGTGGCCTGATCGTCGGAGCGAACTTCGGCAAGGGGCTGGCCATCGCGCTCGACAGACCGTTCATCGCGGTCAATCACATTGAGGCCCATGCGCTGTCCGCAAGGCTGCCCGGCGTCTCGAAAAAAAATATTTCGTTCCCGTTCCTGCTGCTTCTGGTTTCCGGCGGTCATTGCCAGTGTCTGGCGGTGGAGGGGATCGGGCAGTATCGCCGTCTCGGCGGCACGATTGACGACGCGGCGGGCGAAGCCTTCGACAAGGTGGCCAAGATGCTTGGCCTCGGCTGGCCGGGCGGTCCGCAACTCGAAGCGCTGGCGAGAGAGGGCAACCCTGCCGCCTTCGCTTTCCCGCGTCCTCTGAAGGGCAGGGAGGGGTGCGACTTTTCCTTCTCCGGCCTGAAAACCGCGCTGGCCCGCCAGATCGAGCCTTATGGCAGTGCGGCGCTGCCCCGTCCGGTGGCGGCGGATCTGTCCGCCAGCTTCCAGCAGGCCGTCGCGGATGTGATCGAGGATCGTGTCCGGCACGCCTTCGCCATGATGGAGCCGCCGACCACGCTGGTCGCGGCAGGCGGCGTGGCGGCTAACGGCGTGCTGCGGGCGTCCCTGACCCGTATTGCCGCCGAGTACGGCGTGCCGTTTGTCGCGCCACCCCTGCGCCTGTGCACGGACAACGCCGTCATGGTCGGCTGGGCGGCGCTGGAAGTCTGTCATGAGGCGGCGCGACGTGGTCTGCCCATACCGGACGACCGTGCCATGCGACCTCGTCCACGCTGGCCTCTGTCCGAAATGCAGGAACGGTTCGCAGTGCGGGCAGATGCTGGCTGA
- the hemC gene encoding hydroxymethylbilane synthase — protein sequence MVSAQPSQTSPSPTLQKIAAEAAARQKAAPPPHRRQLPLRVGTRGSPLALWQTRAFLTRLTRFCPVLRDMNAFQEHLINTTGDQVQNRALAEIGGKGLFAKEIHEALVDGRIDFAVHSLKDLETTLPPGLVLACTMRREDARDALILRPGFTPGSDPNDPYSALPEGALIGCASVRRQAQMLHVRPDLRFGLLRGNVQTRLDKLAARHCDATLLALAGLRRLGMEDRASIVLEPSVMVPSAGQGIVGVTVRESDVELRELLSAIEDYEARAVSTAERALLSELDGSCRTPIGGYARLLSPSTGARSELHLTGLVASEDGTFLLRRDIVGQASDAERMGHELGRSLRADSPASIFTD from the coding sequence ATGGTCTCCGCACAGCCATCACAAACATCCCCTTCGCCGACCCTGCAGAAAATTGCAGCCGAGGCAGCCGCTCGCCAGAAGGCAGCCCCTCCGCCACATCGACGGCAGCTCCCGCTGCGCGTCGGCACGCGTGGGTCGCCGCTCGCACTCTGGCAGACGCGCGCGTTCCTGACACGCCTGACGCGATTCTGTCCCGTCCTGCGCGACATGAACGCGTTTCAGGAGCACCTGATCAACACCACGGGTGATCAGGTGCAGAATCGCGCCCTCGCCGAAATCGGTGGCAAAGGGCTGTTCGCCAAGGAGATTCATGAAGCGCTCGTGGATGGCCGGATCGACTTCGCCGTGCACAGTCTCAAGGACCTTGAGACCACCCTGCCGCCCGGTCTCGTGCTGGCCTGCACCATGCGCCGCGAGGATGCCCGCGACGCGCTGATCCTGCGGCCCGGCTTCACGCCCGGCAGTGATCCGAACGATCCCTATTCCGCCCTGCCTGAAGGGGCGCTGATCGGCTGCGCCTCCGTCCGCCGTCAGGCCCAGATGCTGCATGTCCGCCCGGACCTCCGATTCGGCCTGCTGCGCGGCAACGTGCAGACCCGTCTCGACAAACTGGCGGCGCGTCATTGCGATGCGACACTGCTGGCGCTCGCCGGTCTGCGTCGCCTCGGCATGGAAGACCGCGCTTCCATCGTGCTGGAGCCGTCCGTCATGGTCCCGTCGGCCGGACAGGGAATCGTCGGCGTCACGGTGCGTGAAAGCGATGTCGAACTGCGCGAACTGCTCTCGGCCATTGAAGATTATGAAGCCCGGGCGGTTTCGACCGCCGAACGCGCCCTGCTGTCCGAGCTGGATGGGTCCTGCCGCACGCCGATCGGCGGCTATGCCCGCCTGCTTTCACCCTCGACCGGCGCGAGAAGCGAGTTGCATCTTACCGGACTGGTCGCTTCCGAAGACGGCACGTTCCTGCTGCGTCGGGATATCGTCGGTCAGGCGTCGGATGCCGAGCGAATGGGGCATGAACTCGGTCGCAGTCTGCGTGCGGACAGCCCGGCGTCGATCTTTACTGACTGA
- a CDS encoding uroporphyrinogen-III synthase has product MNKDTPSLRGVLVVRPEPGLTDTCETLERLGWRCWGMESLVITARPLPPQRGIAGALITSSQSILALSSSATHDIPVYAVGDATAERVKRQGFQTVISASGDAMKLAELVTQQLSPASGPLLLLSGEHQGLPLAKTLRDIGFRIRRRIAYATSPATALPPEVLSALREGLIATVLVFSAASARAFCATLARADCSPGTLRAIAISQNTMKELRKGGFQNIMTARTPDMAAMLDRLESAASPPSC; this is encoded by the coding sequence ATGAACAAGGACACGCCCTCGCTTCGCGGCGTTCTTGTTGTGCGTCCGGAACCCGGCCTGACCGACACATGCGAAACGCTGGAGCGGCTCGGCTGGCGTTGCTGGGGGATGGAATCGCTTGTGATCACGGCGCGACCTCTGCCGCCGCAGAGAGGCATTGCCGGTGCGCTGATCACCAGCAGCCAGTCCATTCTGGCCCTGTCCTCCTCCGCTACGCACGATATTCCGGTCTATGCCGTGGGCGACGCCACAGCGGAGCGCGTGAAAAGACAGGGCTTTCAGACGGTCATCAGCGCCAGCGGCGACGCGATGAAACTGGCGGAACTCGTCACGCAGCAGCTTTCTCCGGCATCCGGACCGCTTCTGCTGCTGTCCGGAGAGCATCAGGGCCTTCCGCTCGCCAAAACGCTCCGTGACATCGGCTTTCGTATTCGTCGTCGGATCGCCTACGCCACCAGCCCAGCGACGGCACTCCCACCCGAAGTGCTTTCAGCCCTGCGCGAAGGACTGATTGCAACAGTTCTGGTCTTTTCAGCCGCCAGCGCACGCGCTTTCTGCGCCACCCTTGCCAGAGCGGACTGCTCTCCCGGCACACTCCGCGCCATTGCGATCTCTCAAAACACCATGAAAGAGCTACGCAAGGGGGGATTTCAAAACATTATGACGGCGCGGACGCCCGATATGGCCGCCATGCTCGACAGGCTGGAATCTGCTGCGTCACCTCCCTCATGCTGA
- a CDS encoding class I SAM-dependent methyltransferase, protein MTSTDARDTELAAQYEAYPYPERDPREEAKRLLIGSPSHLREIDYWVFGARRPRSQPLRALVAGCGTGDGAIMLATQMARGNRPGEVVCVDRSEHALKIARSRAETRNLGNIRFIQGSLTDPATLPGQFDYIDCCGVLHHLPAPLETLQILEQALLPGGGMGLMVYAPYGRTGVYMLQEALERLTPFSESPSTRLDIAKRVMRTLPATAWLRENGNFGDHLTGGDAGLYDLLLNPRDRAYTISAFLDLLAEAGLEPSCLMEPARYDPSLFLPDPKLRARVENLSWRQKAEVAESLTGNMATHVAYVVRNGARPTPPDCCAPTTVPVMREIPGDELAKLILPNGTLPFSFGTLTVPVPLPAQARSILPLIDGERTVAAIAGIMQERGLSERKFFTVWSELFSRLESLNRVLLLSPV, encoded by the coding sequence ATGACCAGCACCGATGCCCGCGATACGGAACTTGCCGCCCAGTATGAGGCTTATCCCTATCCGGAACGCGATCCCCGCGAGGAGGCGAAGCGGCTCCTGATCGGCAGTCCCAGTCATCTGAGGGAAATCGACTACTGGGTGTTCGGAGCCCGTCGTCCCCGCTCACAGCCCTTGCGTGCTCTTGTTGCCGGATGCGGCACCGGTGATGGCGCGATCATGCTCGCCACCCAGATGGCCCGCGGCAATCGTCCCGGCGAAGTCGTCTGCGTGGACCGATCCGAGCATGCGCTGAAGATTGCCCGTTCCCGTGCCGAAACTCGCAATCTGGGCAATATCCGCTTCATACAGGGTTCTCTCACCGATCCGGCAACGCTGCCGGGACAGTTTGATTACATCGACTGCTGCGGCGTTCTGCATCATCTCCCCGCTCCGCTGGAAACGCTGCAAATCCTTGAACAGGCGCTCCTTCCCGGTGGCGGCATGGGACTGATGGTCTATGCGCCTTACGGTCGAACCGGCGTGTATATGCTTCAGGAAGCGCTGGAACGTCTCACCCCTTTTTCAGAATCACCTTCGACACGGCTCGATATCGCCAAGCGGGTCATGCGTACGCTTCCCGCCACGGCATGGCTCCGCGAGAACGGAAACTTCGGTGATCACCTCACTGGCGGTGATGCCGGACTGTACGATCTGCTGCTCAATCCACGCGACCGCGCCTATACGATCAGCGCGTTTCTCGATCTGCTGGCGGAAGCTGGTCTCGAACCATCCTGCCTGATGGAACCCGCCCGCTATGACCCGTCGCTGTTTCTGCCCGATCCGAAGCTGCGCGCCCGTGTCGAGAATCTGTCATGGAGACAGAAGGCTGAGGTCGCCGAATCGCTGACCGGCAATATGGCGACGCATGTGGCCTACGTCGTGCGGAACGGAGCACGTCCCACGCCGCCTGACTGCTGTGCTCCAACGACTGTGCCGGTCATGCGGGAAATACCGGGGGATGAACTGGCGAAGCTGATTCTTCCGAACGGCACACTGCCTTTTTCATTCGGGACGCTGACGGTTCCCGTTCCGCTTCCTGCTCAGGCGAGAAGCATTCTGCCCCTGATTGACGGTGAGCGGACTGTTGCGGCCATTGCCGGGATCATGCAGGAGCGCGGTCTCTCCGAGAGGAAGTTCTTCACGGTCTGGTCAGAGCTTTTTTCAAGACTGGAAAGCCTGAACCGCGTTCTGTTGCTTTCTCCCGTCTGA
- a CDS encoding TolC family protein, producing MDPSRKSIATDAMSAHKRAAAARSWFPDGPTVSGLYMDDHFIGSKVGYTTYQGQISVPLWLPGQGSATEEAALADEKVAAQQQQVQKLAVAVRVLDLASEGAVLSARISNQEVVSDVLGKTMSDVEHALHAGEVASTDYEATVTEKEDLDGTLAESRQRLENIRADLESLTGTDALPDLSGIDGRFLGRIGTRLDPERDPRVQLADSALKQAQASYSVARHSYMPNPQLGVILSRQEQYQSPWDTQIGVEFQVPLPSEARNVPMVMKEVQAVGRAERDVTQAHRQIRAEYRQLHNQLTTSTQILQHARQLRAHSDRRAADLAEAWQVGEIPVIEYLRARRTALTAAERYAQADIVMRATIARMILMSGNIP from the coding sequence ATGGACCCGTCCCGCAAATCCATCGCCACGGACGCCATGTCGGCACACAAGCGCGCCGCGGCGGCACGCTCATGGTTCCCGGACGGCCCGACCGTCTCCGGCCTGTACATGGACGACCATTTCATCGGCAGCAAAGTGGGCTACACCACCTATCAGGGACAGATCAGCGTTCCGCTATGGCTGCCGGGACAGGGTTCAGCCACGGAAGAAGCGGCCCTCGCGGATGAAAAAGTCGCCGCGCAGCAGCAGCAGGTGCAGAAACTGGCCGTCGCCGTGCGTGTTCTGGATCTCGCAAGTGAGGGCGCGGTTCTCAGCGCCCGCATCAGCAATCAGGAAGTCGTCAGCGACGTGCTGGGCAAGACCATGTCGGATGTCGAACACGCCCTGCACGCGGGAGAAGTGGCCAGCACCGATTACGAAGCAACAGTCACCGAAAAGGAAGACCTTGACGGCACACTCGCGGAATCCCGGCAAAGGCTTGAGAACATCCGCGCTGATCTGGAATCCCTTACAGGCACTGACGCTCTTCCAGACCTGTCGGGCATTGACGGCCGGTTTCTGGGACGGATCGGCACACGCCTTGATCCCGAGCGTGACCCGCGCGTCCAACTCGCTGACTCCGCCCTGAAACAGGCGCAGGCTTCCTATTCCGTGGCCCGGCATTCCTATATGCCCAACCCCCAGCTTGGCGTCATTCTCAGCAGGCAGGAGCAGTACCAAAGCCCCTGGGACACGCAGATCGGCGTCGAATTTCAGGTGCCGCTGCCCAGTGAGGCGCGCAATGTCCCCATGGTCATGAAGGAAGTTCAGGCTGTCGGGCGGGCGGAACGCGACGTCACGCAGGCCCACCGTCAGATCAGGGCCGAGTATCGTCAGTTGCATAACCAGTTGACGACCTCCACTCAGATTCTCCAACATGCACGTCAGCTACGCGCCCACTCGGATCGTCGTGCGGCTGATCTTGCCGAAGCATGGCAGGTCGGCGAGATTCCGGTGATCGAGTATCTGCGAGCCAGACGCACCGCCCTTACAGCCGCTGAACGCTACGCCCAGGCAGACATTGTCATGCGGGCCACGATTGCCCGGATGATTCTTATGAGCGGAAACATTCCATGA
- a CDS encoding efflux RND transporter periplasmic adaptor subunit: MIETKRAFPSSFVSVLLTSLLLGTAFSPAAQAESPLPTVTISDEALAAEGIRTAVAHPGALPHHMDVPAYIAADARKVAHIRPVGSGRVLDVAVVAGQMVTKGQPLLTYENFTLNDDTQQHLSAEAALQEARARRENARQLYDRARTLKGGAISVGELERRGAALREADALVHGREAALQTMAEHLRRYHSSMEHPDAEKSVVVSPISGIVTSINVATGQEMTATGLAPVEIENLSHVWIVSQVDEDASTRIRPGDRQLTWLSPGEPPLSSRIDVIEGHVDAKTQHILARSLVENPQHRLRPGMLVKTRLFSSDKVEGILVPSTALQTFAGEPCVFVLTAPHRYTLRIVRTGPSLEGQTVIIAGLNSGETVVTQGSFTLKSQAILAPSAEANG; encoded by the coding sequence ATGATCGAAACAAAAAGAGCCTTCCCCTCCTCTTTTGTATCAGTTCTGCTCACCTCCCTGCTGCTCGGGACCGCGTTCAGTCCCGCGGCTCAGGCGGAATCGCCGCTGCCGACAGTCACAATCTCCGACGAGGCGCTGGCCGCCGAGGGCATCCGCACCGCCGTCGCCCATCCCGGAGCGTTGCCGCATCACATGGATGTCCCGGCCTACATCGCCGCCGATGCCCGTAAGGTCGCGCACATCCGTCCCGTCGGCAGCGGGCGCGTTCTGGACGTGGCGGTTGTCGCGGGACAGATGGTGACCAAGGGTCAGCCGCTTCTCACCTATGAGAACTTCACGCTCAACGACGACACGCAGCAGCACCTGTCCGCTGAAGCCGCTCTTCAGGAGGCCCGCGCCAGACGCGAGAACGCCCGCCAGCTTTATGACCGCGCCCGCACCCTCAAGGGCGGCGCTATCTCGGTCGGTGAACTGGAACGCCGGGGCGCGGCCCTGCGTGAGGCCGACGCGCTCGTGCATGGCCGGGAAGCAGCGCTCCAGACCATGGCCGAGCATCTCCGCCGCTATCACTCCAGCATGGAACATCCGGACGCGGAGAAATCGGTCGTTGTCTCCCCCATCAGCGGTATTGTCACGAGCATCAACGTCGCGACCGGGCAGGAAATGACCGCAACCGGGCTGGCGCCAGTTGAAATCGAAAACCTGTCCCATGTCTGGATCGTCTCGCAGGTCGATGAGGATGCATCGACCCGCATTCGTCCCGGCGATCGTCAGTTGACGTGGCTCAGTCCCGGTGAGCCCCCTCTCTCATCGCGCATCGATGTCATCGAAGGACATGTCGATGCGAAAACCCAGCATATTCTCGCACGCAGTCTTGTGGAAAATCCCCAGCATCGTCTGCGCCCCGGCATGCTGGTAAAAACACGGCTGTTTTCCTCCGACAAGGTGGAAGGTATTCTGGTCCCGAGCACGGCGCTTCAGACATTTGCTGGTGAGCCCTGCGTTTTCGTGCTGACAGCGCCCCACCGCTACACCCTGCGCATCGTCAGGACCGGTCCCTCCCTCGAAGGGCAGACCGTCATCATCGCAGGTCTGAACAGTGGTGAAACCGTGGTGACGCAAGGCAGCTTCACCCTGAAATCACAAGCCATTCTGGCTCCTTCCGCCGAGGCCAACGGCTGA